A stretch of the Nitrospirota bacterium genome encodes the following:
- a CDS encoding DUF2283 domain-containing protein: MKLNYYPETDSLYIDLSEKTSVESKEISDGVVLDYDADGNLVGIDIDNASKKVQLKELILRRLPADIHAVVT, encoded by the coding sequence AGACAGATTCACTCTATATTGATCTCTCTGAGAAAACAAGCGTAGAAAGTAAAGAAATCTCAGATGGTGTAGTGCTTGATTATGATGCTGACGGCAATTTAGTGGGTATAGATATTGACAATGCCAGTAAAAAGGTTCAGCTCAAAGAACTTATCCTTCGCAGACTGCCTGCTGATATTCATGCAGTTGTAACCTGA